The genomic window TACAGTATAACTTGGAGTCAACATTAACTGGAGAAATGAAACGTTAACATTGTTCGCTACTAAAAACATTATCAAAGAGAAACAAAGGTGCTAGGGAGGGcctagtcttcaggtactgtcTAATAGTATAACTTAGCATCACAATAAACTGGATTAATGAATTGATAACATTGTTTGCAACTAAGAACGTAAACACGAGGGTTGAAAAAGCTAGGGGAGGACCTAGTCTTCATGTTCTTTTCTTACAGTGTAATTAAATGTATATTATAATTGAAGATGACGTAACAGGATGATATTACAGGCATTGTCAGAGATTAGATTTAATGGgccatgcaaaataaaaaaattggccAGCAAAAAAAGAGGAAGTTGAGCGGGCTTCAAAGGTGATCCCTGGCTCAACCTGAGGCCACCACTCAAAGTGGCCCAGACAccccaaaatgaacaaaatagaTGTAAGTCCACATGGGGCAATGACCCTTAACCCTGACCTTATAAAATGTGTCCCCCTACCCTCCTTCAAAGTCTTCAAGCTTGACAATGAACACCCACCTCCTATCCCCACTCGGTGACCCAAGTCATTGAGGGTATAGTGCCCCCACTTGTCTCCCCCCTCTCCCATAATTCTCTAATATCAGAAAAAATGATTTGGTAGTAAATGGAACCCACactggcctcccccccccccccaacctctctcccacacccaaaccttaaaaaaattgaagccaaTCCAATGAGAGGGCCAGGGGCACCCTCTAGCCCCCCAGCCCatttggcaccatttttcaaaatggcactgacctgaccttgccccagggGGATTCCTACTACCTACCAATGATTTTTTTCAGTCATTaggagcattggggggggggggggggagggagagaggaggggaaggtaagggggcACTATACCTTCAACAATTTGAGTCAGCTATTGGGTTTGGGGTTCAGTGTCAGGCTTGAGGACTTTGGaaaatgggggtgggtgggacaCGTTTTATTGAGGACAGGGTTGAGGGACTGTTGTCACACGTagatttacatatatttttttacactGTGGGGTGTCACGGCCACCTTAagtggtggctccaggttgagcaGGGAGTCACCCTTGATCCCTGCTGAACTTCTTTTTTTAGGGGCATTTTTCTGCAATTAGCCCTTTAAAACAATAGAGATCCCTTAAGGTTGGAGCCACCATCACACCTACGTTATTTTGTCCTGTGGTGTGATATCAAGAGATAAAACAAtgctgttacggctatggctgctgtgcaaccgcctcaccaccaggggtccctctagagctggatctcctgacaggcccagtccatctcccttctcctctctttgttctgggctgtcccttataaccctgcctgacagttccctcaaggcttcggcatcgagctcgcctgggctccctgctctagccttccttgctgtgcatttggtccctggaccttcccttgccttgcgcggccttctggccttattccttgccttgccttgcgcggccttcgggccttattccttgccttgccttgcgcggccttcgggccttattccttgccttatcttgccttgtgtggcctacgggccttctgtgtgtgtgtggcctacgggccttctgacctgccttgccctgcttactgtgtgtggcctacgggccttctgacctgccttgccctgcttactgtgtgtggcctacgggccttctgtgtgtgtgtggcctacgggccttctgacctgccttgccctgcttactgtgtgtggcctacgggccttctgtgtgtgtgtggcctacgggccttctgacctgccttgccctgcttactgtgtgtggcctacgggccttctgtgtgtgtgtggcctacgggccttctgacctgccttgccctgcttactgtgtgtggcctacgggccttctgtgtgtgtgtggcctacgggccttctgacctgccttgccctgacccagcctgaacccagacactgctacttggcgcctgccctgacccagcctgaacccagacactgctacttgccgcctgccctgacccagcctggacccagacactgctacttgccgcctgccctgacccagcctggacccagacactgttacttgctgcctgccctgacccagcctggaaccagacactgtttatagcctttcctgtctctctccacctggagccaccctgctgggtggtgttcacgactcctgaccggagcccaagcgtaacaaatGCACCACATAGCCACAATATTTTATTAAGGGAAGGGCCCACTATTGCGGCAACACCCTTCCGAGATAGTGGGAACCTTCCAGTGAAAAAACAGCTTAGTGTTTCTAGATGTGAGTTTGAACCTGAGTCAATAGAGGatggagtgacttgcccaaggtcataaaagcagcagcaggatttgaaccaagACTTCCCtagttcacagcccactgctctaatcactaagtTGCTCTCTTTGTCGTGAATCTTTTACCAAATTCAGAACACATAAATGATTTCAATCTAGTGTGGGTTTTCTAGTGGATTGTGAGATATCCTTTTTCATGATTTGTTATCACATTTAGTACATATAAATTGTTTTACTTCAACTGTGGTTTCTCTGGTGGACTGTTGGAGATTGCATGTAAATgcagcttttaccacactcagtacatgatgTCACTCCAGTGTATTCTCGAATGTTTTGTTAACATTCCCCTGTCATTggagcttttaccacattcagtacatgtaaattgTGGGTTCTCTGGTGGGCTTTGAGATGTGCATGCCAagtgaagcttttaccacacgcagtacatgtaaatagtttaattttattGTGGGTTCTCTGGTGGGTTGTGAGGTTCACCTTCTGaatgaagcttttaccacacgcagtacatgtaaatggtttaatTTTATTATGGGATTTTCTGGTGGGGTTGTGAGGTTTGccttctgactgaagcttttccacattcagtacatgtaaatggtttcacacCAGTGTGGCTTCTCTGGTGGATTGTGAGATTTCCCTTTGTacagaagcttttattacattcagtacatgtgaATGGTTTcacacctgtgtggattctttcaTGACCTTTAAGCATTCTTTTCTGACTGAAGCTTTTGCTACACTCAGTGCAAATATATGGCTTGATACCTGTATGGATTCTTTGATGGACTGAGAGTTCTTCCTTTCtcttgaagcttttaccacactcactacatgtataTGGTTTCAGTCCAGTGTGGTTTCCCTGGTGGATTTTGAGAGATTTATATAACATAAGCTTTTGGccacactcagaacatgtaaatggtttcacttCAGTATGACTTCTCTGGTGAAGTGTGATATCCTTTTGTCGTGAATATTTTACCACACtcaatacatgtaaatggtttctctccagtgtggactCTCAGGTGGATTGTCAGTTGTGCATTTgaactgaagcttttaccacactcagtacatgtaaatcgTTTCACTCCTGTGTGGATTCCTTCCTGACTTGTGAGATCTTTATTCTTGCTAAATCCTTCCCCACATTCACCACATGTAAATTGTTTCACTCCAGTGTGGATTTGTTGGTGGACTGTGAAATTTGTCTTCTGACTGAAGATTTTACCACAATCAGTACCTGCTCCGTAAATTTGCTGGTGTTGTGAAAGGTCTGCCTTCCTACAGCAGCATTTTTCAGACTGAATATAAGAGAATGGTCTTCCATCAGTATGGTTT from Rhinatrema bivittatum unplaced genomic scaffold, aRhiBiv1.1, whole genome shotgun sequence includes these protein-coding regions:
- the LOC115081795 gene encoding gastrula zinc finger protein xLCGF3.1-like, whose amino-acid sequence is MLYKSLKIHQGNHTGLKPYTCSECGKSFKRKEELSVHQRIHTGIKPYICTECSKSFSQKRMLKGHERIHTGVKPFTCTECNKSFCTKGNLTIHQRSHTGVKPFTCTECGKASVRRQTSQPHQKIP